The Myxococcus fulvus region CGTCTCCACGGCGGAAGGCCGGCCAGGTTTCCTGAGCGCCTTCTCCGGGATGCTCGGGGGCAGCTGGGAGGTGGAGGGCTTCGCACCGCCGCTCTTCGACCCGAGCGCGCGAGAGACCTTCCTGCCCGAGGGCGAGGCGGAGCTGACCGAGCTGGGCCACCGCCTGCGCGAGCTCGCCAAGGACCACGAGCGCGCCGTCCTGGACTCGGGGGCCTCCAGCGCCCAGGCACGAGCGCTCGACGAACGTCGGGCCGCCCTGTCACGCGCGCGCGCCGAGCGCTCGCGGGCCCTGTGGCACCGGCTCACCTGGGACTACGACATCCCCAACGCGCGAGGAGGCCGGGTCCCCCTGGCGAGCCTGTTCGACCCCCGTCCCGTCCCAGGAGGCGCGGGGGAGTGCGCGGCGCCCAAGCTGCTGGCCCAGGCCTACCGTCAGGGCCTGAAGCCCCTCGCGCTCGCGGAGTTCTGGTGGGGCGCCCAGCCCGAGGGCGGCGGCCGGGTCTCCGGGGCGTACTACCCGGCCTGTGACAGCAAGTGCCGCGCGGTCCTCGGCTACATGCTGGAGGGGCTCGACGTGGACCCCGCTCCGCCACTTCCCACGGCAGGCGCGGCGAGGGTGGTGCACGAGGACGCGTGGGTGCTCGTGGTGGACAAGGACGCGGGGCTCGCCTCGGTGCCGGGGCGTCATGCGCCGGGCCGGGACTCCGTGCTCGTCCGCCTCCAGGCGCGCTACCCCGAGCTGACCTCCGCGCACTTCCTCCACGCGCTGGACGCGGAGGTCTCCGGCCTCCAGCTGATTGTCCGGGACACCGGGACGCGGGCCGCGCTCCAGCGCCAGCTCGCGCGAGGTGAGGCGGAGCACCGCCACGTCGCCTGGGTCGAAGGGGGGCTCTCGGGCACGGAGGGCCGCATCGACCTGCCGCTGCGAGGCACCACCTCCGGCGCGCTCGAGTCCCTGGCGAGCCGCGCCCACGGCAAGCACGCGGTGACGGACTGGCGCGTCGTGGAGTCACACGCGGGCCGCACGCGCGTGCTGCTCTGGCCGAGGACGCGCCACGAATTGCAGCTGCGCATCCACACCGCGCATCCCGAGGGGCTGGGTGCCCCCATCGTCGGAGACACCCGCTTCGGGAGCGACGCCGGGCCCTGGCGGTTGCATGCCGAGGGGCTCGTCTTCACGCATCCGCGCACGCAAGCACGCCAGGACTTCCACATCCCGGCCCCCTTCTGACGGAGGAGCACCTCACGTCGAAGCCGGGCGACGCGCCCAGACGCCAATCATCGTGAACGGGACGAAGAGCCCGTTCGCGGCACGGGCCTCGTCACGAAGCCGTTGCTCCAGCGTGTCGATGCCCACGTCCTCGGCCCGCGTGATGCCCAGTCGCTCGATGGCGGGGAGCAACGCCCGGATGCCCGCGCTGAAGACCCTCAGCGAGTCCGCGTCCTCCTCGCCGTCCACCCCCAGGACGCCCGCGCTCTGGCCCCCCTCCACCTGGAGTCCGGCCTCCCGTAGCAGCGCCGCCAGCTCCCGGCCCAGCTGCGCTCGCAGCGCCATCCCCCGAACCGCGCGCGTCAGCCAGTCCGATACCTGCTCGAGCAGGGGCATGGGCGGGTAGGCGACGGGCTGCTGGGTGAAGTCGAATTCATGGCAGACGAGGACGCCCCCTGGACGGAGGTGCTCCCCCATCTGGTGGATGAATCGAAGCGGCTCCCCCTGGTGGACGAGCACCAGTCGCTCCACCACGGCGTCGAAGGGCCGCTCTCGCGGCAGTGACGCCAGGTCGTGATGCTCGAACCGCACCTGGGACAAGCCCTGCTCCCGGGCGCGCCGCCGGGCCCACTCCAGGGGCAGCGCGGCGCCGTCGATGCCCACCACCTCACCCGAGGGACCGACGAGCTCGGCGATGAGGAAGCTCACGTCCCCCACGCCACAGCCGACGTCCAGCACCCGCATCCCCGGCCGCAGCCCCGCGGCCCGGAGCAAACGTTCCGTCAACGGACGGAAGACGCCCGCCTGATACTCCAGGCGCTTCATCTCCTCGTCCGAGTGGCCCAGCTGATACTTCGTGGGGTTCGCGCTCATGTCTCGTCTCCGGTGTCTGTCTTCAGCCGGGGACAGTGTTCACGGGCGGGCACATTCCTCACCCCAGCGGGCTCGTTTCATGAACACACCACGTGGGAGCTGTCTTTCAATGCGCGGAAGTGTTGGACGCCGGGCCAGGGCCGGTGCGGGGGACGAGGGTCCTCCGATGCGGGCCTGTCTGTCATTGCGGGCCACCCCGCGGCGCGCCTGGGCCGTCGGGGACAGTGACCTCAGGTCGCGGCGGGGCGACGTGTCCAGGCTCCGCCCATCATGAAGGGGATGAACATGCCGCCCGAGGCGCGGGCCTCGTCACGCACCCGCTGCTCCAGCGTGTCGATGTCCATCTCCGCGGCCGTGGCGAGACCCAGCCTCACCACATGCGGCATCAGGGTGCGGGTGCCCTCCGTGACGACGCGCAGCACCTCCACGTCGTCCTCGACGTGGGCGCCCACCGGACCCTCGTACCGGCACCCCTCCACCTTGAAGCCCGCCTGTCGCATCAGGCCCACCAGCTCCTGGCCCATCCGGATGCGCAGCGGCAGCAGCTTCTCCAGGCCCAGCAGCCACTCATGCATGCGGTCGAACAGCGGGATGGACGGATGGGCCATGGGACACGAGGAGAAATCCATCTCGTGGCACACGAGGACCCCG contains the following coding sequences:
- a CDS encoding RluA family pseudouridine synthase; protein product: MSEPPLSPRFFASPPPPGEVPPRLPSPFAPGPPGPLARRAAETLRQRLEREATRWEALWRPGGGKMFGVLVVSTAEGRPGFLSAFSGMLGGSWEVEGFAPPLFDPSARETFLPEGEAELTELGHRLRELAKDHERAVLDSGASSAQARALDERRAALSRARAERSRALWHRLTWDYDIPNARGGRVPLASLFDPRPVPGGAGECAAPKLLAQAYRQGLKPLALAEFWWGAQPEGGGRVSGAYYPACDSKCRAVLGYMLEGLDVDPAPPLPTAGAARVVHEDAWVLVVDKDAGLASVPGRHAPGRDSVLVRLQARYPELTSAHFLHALDAEVSGLQLIVRDTGTRAALQRQLARGEAEHRHVAWVEGGLSGTEGRIDLPLRGTTSGALESLASRAHGKHAVTDWRVVESHAGRTRVLLWPRTRHELQLRIHTAHPEGLGAPIVGDTRFGSDAGPWRLHAEGLVFTHPRTQARQDFHIPAPF
- a CDS encoding methyltransferase domain-containing protein; translation: MSANPTKYQLGHSDEEMKRLEYQAGVFRPLTERLLRAAGLRPGMRVLDVGCGVGDVSFLIAELVGPSGEVVGIDGAALPLEWARRRAREQGLSQVRFEHHDLASLPRERPFDAVVERLVLVHQGEPLRFIHQMGEHLRPGGVLVCHEFDFTQQPVAYPPMPLLEQVSDWLTRAVRGMALRAQLGRELAALLREAGLQVEGGQSAGVLGVDGEEDADSLRVFSAGIRALLPAIERLGITRAEDVGIDTLEQRLRDEARAANGLFVPFTMIGVWARRPAST
- a CDS encoding class I SAM-dependent methyltransferase, which translates into the protein MSHYQLGHEDQELARLELQSRVYRPLTEALLRDAGLRPGMRVLDVGCGVGDVSFLIAELVGPKGKVVGIDSAERPLEWARQRALKQGLSQVEFIHAAMESFSSSQPFDAVVGRLVLAHQPDPLAFLRRMGEHLVPGGVLVCHEMDFSSCPMAHPSIPLFDRMHEWLLGLEKLLPLRIRMGQELVGLMRQAGFKVEGCRYEGPVGAHVEDDVEVLRVVTEGTRTLMPHVVRLGLATAAEMDIDTLEQRVRDEARASGGMFIPFMMGGAWTRRPAAT